One genomic window of Etheostoma spectabile isolate EspeVRDwgs_2016 chromosome 7, UIUC_Espe_1.0, whole genome shotgun sequence includes the following:
- the ngfa gene encoding neurotrophin-7 has protein sequence MRSSPLVLLLLIGVQAVLNMGGGLARCAGAANHKVGQQTAANHRAGQQQTAAGDHHCSHEHHRTSHDRTKRPHRAASHTQDKSPAVGHSMSDSPPDPSIPVVDPKLFSKRRYRSSPRVVFSEVAPSHDTLDGEGYDIEGVRGVRVRRRAGSRTMHRGEYSVCDSINTWVGNLTRATDITGNEVTVLPNVTINNVVKKQFFYETTCRSPTHRGSGTANGGRTGGRGGKQGPRSGNSGCLGIDSRHWNSYCTNTHIFVSALTIFKERTAWRFIRINAACVCVLSRKSWAGRLGH, from the coding sequence ATGAGGTCGTCACCACTGGTCCTGCTCCTCCTGATCGGCGTCCAGGCTGTACTGAACATGGGAGGTGGATTGGCTCGGTGCGCCGGGGCAGCCAACCATAAAGTAGGACAGCAGacggcagccaatcacagagcaGGACAGCAACAGACAGCAGCGGGGGACCACCATTGTTCACATGAGCATCACAGGACCAGCCACGACAGGACCAAGAGGCCCCATCGGGCAGCTTCACACACCCAGGATAAGAGCCCTGCCGTTGGGCACTCTATGTCGGATTCCCCCCCTGACCCCTCCATCCCAGTGGTGGATCCCAAGCTCTTCTCCAAGAGACGGTACCGATCCTCCCCCCGGGTTGTCTTCAGCGAGGTGGCCCCATCTCATGATACCCTGGACGGTGAGGGCTATGACATTGAAGGGGTGAGGGGGGTGAGGGTAAGGCGCAGAGCAGGATCGCGCACCATGCACCGAGGAGAGTACTCAGTATGTGACAGCATAAATACCTGGGTGGGCAACCTGACACGAGCAACAGACATAACTGGGAATGAGGTGACAGTGCTGCCCAACGTTACAATCAACAATGTGGTGAAGAAACAGTTCTTCTATGAGACCACTTGCCGTTCCCCTACGCACAGAGGCTCCGGGACTGCAAACGGGGGACGGACAGGTGGACGGGGCGGCAAACAGGGTCCCAGATCAGGCAACTCGGGCTGTCTGGGCATTGACAGTCGCCATTGGAACTCCTActgcaccaacacacacatattcgtAAGCGCCCTGACCATCTTCAAGGAACGGACAGCCTGGCGTTTCATCCGCATCAacgctgcatgtgtgtgtgttctcagcCGGAAGTCTTGGGCGGGACGTCTGGGGCACTGA